In Juglans regia cultivar Chandler chromosome 13, Walnut 2.0, whole genome shotgun sequence, the following proteins share a genomic window:
- the LOC109003980 gene encoding probable peroxygenase 4 has protein sequence MSSSSTPANRNQKEIDGHIIPTDQDVLQKHVAFFDRNHDGVIYPWETFQGFRAIGSGLFLSTVSAFFINFGLSRKTRPGKFPSLLFPIEVKNIQRAKHGSDSGVYDSEGRFVPLKFEEIFSKHALTYPNSLTSDELMRMLKANRAPKDYSGWLASYTEWKVLYILCKDKNGLLPKETIKAVYDGSLFERMEKERLSAKKKAVV, from the exons ATGTCTTCCTCATCTACACCTGCGAATCGTAATCAGAAAG AAATTGATGGGCATATTATACCTACGGATCAGGACGTCCTGCAGAAACATGTTGCTTTCTTTGATAGGAATCATGACGGCGTGATTTATCCTTGGGAAACTTTTCAAG GTTTTCGTGCGATTGGGAGTGGGCTCTTTCTGTCAACCGTCTCTGCCTTTTTCATAAACTTTGGTCTCAGCCGGAAAACTCGTcct GGGAAATTTCCTTCTCTCCTCTTTCCAATTGAGGTTAAAAACATTCAAAGAGCCAAACACGGGAGTGACTCTGGTGTATATGACTCTGAAGGAAG GTTTGTTcctttgaagtttgaagaaaTTTTCAGCAAGCACGCTCTTACCTACCCAAATTCTTTAACATCAGATGAACTGATGCGGATGCTGAAGGCTAACAGGGCTCCCAAGGACTATAGTGGATG GCTTGCAAGCTATACAGAGTGGAAGGTCCTATATATCCTCTGCAAGGACAAGAATGGCTTACTGCCAAAGGAAACAATTAAAGCTGTTTATGATGGAAGCTTGTTTGAACGGATGGAGAAGGAAAGATTGTCTGCGAAAAAGAAAGC TGTTGTGTAA
- the LOC109003931 gene encoding proline-rich receptor-like protein kinase PERK2, whose translation MGSPTALNSPTAPNSPTVPSPPPTTSSPTALGSPNASSPPPATGSPTESSPPSVTGSPTASGSPIAPRSPPATGSPTTLNSPNTLSSSTVSSPPPMTNSPIPPCPPPKMGFALLGALLYSGLSLTAHHGRHSACHLAAGSPELHGLSSPRGSSTRDLNYLGLNCTWLYHLEISSTRDPSDQVKYPRASKAKSLDSPRHKG comes from the coding sequence ATGGGCTCTCCAACTGCTTTGAACTCTCCTACTGCACCAAACTCTCCAACTGTGCCGAGCCCTCCACCCACGACGAGCTCTCCAACAGCACTAGGCTCTCCAAATGCGTCAAGCCCTCCACCTGCGACGGGCTCGCCAACTGAGTCAAGCCCTCCATCTGTGACGGGCTCTCCAACGGCATCGGGCTCTCCAATAGCACCAAGATCTCCACCTGCAACGGGCTCTCCAACTACACTGAACTCTCCAAATACATTGAGCTCTTCAACTGTGTCGAGCCCTCCACCTATGACGAACTCTCCAATTCCGCCATGCCCTCCACCCAAGATGGGCTTTGCTCTGCTTGGGGCTCTCCTCTACTCCGGGCTCTCCTTAACCGCCCACCATGGAAGGCACTCAGCTTGCCACCTGGCAGCGGGCTCTCCTGAACTGCACGGGCTCTCCTCCCCTAGAGGCTCATCTACACGGGATCTCAACTACTTAGGATTGAACTGCACATGGTTGTACCATCTCGAGATCTCCTCTACACGAGATCCATCTGATCAGGTGAAGTACCCACGTGCCAGCAaggccaagtccctagactcgccgcGACACAAAGGTTGA